A region of Drosophila suzukii chromosome 2L, CBGP_Dsuzu_IsoJpt1.0, whole genome shotgun sequence DNA encodes the following proteins:
- the side-II gene encoding uncharacterized protein side-II isoform X2, producing MDLHLLISILVVSLPRSGDWVAVPFWGIHLEHNTSARVIRSNQSLVLQKITKHYAGNYACSAINDEGETVSNQLPLRVKYTPICKHSDRVILIGASKDETVEVVCEIQADPPPRTFRWKFNNSGETLDVGSERFSVNGSRSILKYTPVTDQDYGTLSCWASNEVGTQQHPCLFQVVLAALPNAVSNCTVFNRTELSVDIQCVPGYDGGLPQIFVLEMFSTRTGITRFNLSNAEEALFSLENLDTLTSMMVQENNSLRLRIYSYNQKGRSSAYLLPDFIIGSTAYKTDDDVTLTLSPVIVGSVLTIIIIGVAIAIRIFVVTFVHNLRRNRHHGSKATAAGVTAQPSDVFKGGNLEKPRWQHTDIKTKSSEDLVEDERDPDVIPSQYVGGSSAGSSGSNASNVGSTTAGTATGSSTSTAVVSSVANAAGGAGGSGGSGVAGGAGAAQSASATDGHQFASATAAAGGGVSKWSPNGNVTTTMLTGDAVNATVTYNQINAQRAQLLAAVAAVGGGCSSTVISPSSSILGGLGKPLGMGIGMGMGMGVGMGMGGTVIGSPTSLSSTATLAAHLQPVHSSGVGTLPPGLGSGGGYIMNAYASGRLHHPPGGGGSAGGATHTATLNRHHHQQQHHHHPHHQQSTTHHSGSSLLMGSAGSMMGVVGSTATATTSCNSSQDLDDNININAIKDCLMTQRVPESCV from the exons ATGGATCTGCATTTGCTCATTTCGATTCTCGTGGTCTCTTTGCCAAGGAGTGGGGACTGGGTGGCGGTGCCATTTTGG GGAATCCATCTGGAGCACAACACGTCCGCCCGGGTCATCCGTTCGAACCAGAGCCTGGTACTCCAGAAGATTACGAAGCACTATGCCGGGAACTATGCGTGCAGTGCCATCAACGACGAGGGCGAGACGGTCAGCAATCAGCTGCCACTGCGGGTGAAAT ACACGCCCATTTGCAAGCACTCCGACCGCGTGATATTAATTGGCGCCTCCAAGGACGAGACTGTTGAGGTTGTGTGTGAGATTCAGGCCGACCCGCCGCCGCG GACTTTTCGCTGGAAATTCAACAACTCGGGCGAAACTCTGGACGTGGGCAGCGAGCGATTCAGCGTGAACGGCAGCCGCAGCATTTTAAAGTACACACCGGTCACAGATCAG GATTATGGCACACTGTCGTGCTGGGCCTCCAACGAGGTGGGCACCCAGCAGCACCCCTGCCTCTTCCAGGTGGTCCTGGCCG CCCTGCCGAATGCCGTCAGCAATTGTACCGTCTTCAACCGAACTGAGCTGAGTGTTGACATACAGTGCGTACCGGGCTATGACGGCGGCCTGCCGCAAATATTTGTACTGGAAATGTTTTCAACACGCACCGGCATCACCAG ATTCAATTTGAGCAACGCCGAGGAGGCCCTCTTCTCGCTGGAGAACCTGGACACATTGACCTCGATGATGGTCCAGGAGAACAATTCGCTGCGGCTGCGCATCTACTCGTACAACCAGAAGGGCCGCAGCTCCGCTTATCTGCTGCCCGATTTCATAATTGGCTCAACAGCTTACAAGACAG ACGACGATGTAACACTCACATTGTCGCCGGTGATTGTCGGCAGTGTCCTGACCATCATAATTATTGGTGTGGCCATCGCGATACGAATATTCGTGGTGACATTTGTGCACAATTTGCGGAGGAATCGCCATCATGGCAGCAAGGCCACCGCCGCCGGAGTGACCGCCCAGCCCAGCGATGTCTTCAAG GGCGGGAACCTGGAGAAGCCGCGTTGGCAGCACACggacataaaaacgaaatcATCAGAGGATTTGGTTGAGGACGAACGTGATCCCGACGTAATACCATCGCAATATG TAGGCGGCAGCAGCGCgggcagcagcggcagcaacgCCTCCAATGTGGGCAGCACCACCGCCGGCACCGCCACGGGGAGCAGCACCTCCACGGCGGTGGTGTCCTCGGTGGCCAACGCAGCAGGAGGAGCAGGGGGCTCAGGAGGATCGGGTGTGGCAGGGGGTGCAGGAGCGGCACAGTCAGCATCTGCCACAGATGGCCATCAGTTTGCATCAGCCACTGCGGCAGCAGGAGGCGGCGTTTCCAAGTGGTCACCCAATGGCAAT GTGACGACGACGATGCTGACCGGCGATGCGGTGAATGCGACTGTCACCTACAATCAGATCAACGCGCAGCGGGCGCAGCTCCTGGCGGCGGTGGCagcggtgggtggtgggtgcaGCAGCACCGTAATCTcgcccagcagcagcatcctGGGCGGCCTTGGCAAGCCGCTGGGCATGGGAATAGGCATGGGCATGGGCATGGGGGTGGGGATGGGAATGGGCGGCACGGTCATCGGGTCACCCACCTCCCTCTCCTCGACGGCCACCTTGGCGGCCCACCTGCAGCCGGTGCACAGCAGCGGAGTGGGCACCTTGCCACCGGGATTGGGAAGCGGCGGTGGATACATCATGAATGCCTATGCCAGCGGACGGCTGCACCACCCACCGGGGGGCGGTGGCTCGGCAGGTGGGGCCACCCACACCGCCACCCTCAACCGgcaccaccaccagcagcagcaccaccaccacccgCACCACCAGCAGTCCACCACCCACCACTCCGGCTCGAGTCTCCTGATGGGCAGCGCCGGCAGCATGATGGGCGTGGTGGGATCCACCGCGACGGCCACCACGTCCTGCAACTCCTCGCAGGATCTGGACGATAACATCAACATAAATGCGATAAAGGACTGCCTGATGACGCAGCGAGTGCCCGAGAGCTGTGTCTAA
- the LOC108020770 gene encoding protein strawberry notch homolog 1: MPFIEMKSASPKRIEDMVKDCQELENTLMWVKKSSQDRDGAALNYHPAEHNNSGFNSHIKSQLFSVSNYTDTTMNHQPVKHVSFGLNSNSKLAPLSISNYTDANMSEMVDKPETSFLRQGKLNPYETLFTDAKYEPSVSSENNLPELLSEMSEMIFDDITSNEIENNESQQNDNDDDDEQNDDARRINAELDLIFASEEPQSFQEESPPEEKNLEKSPAPADTKEMEDDVDARLQAELDSLPMVEIEDEVEPPKTEAAVKEPQNTAYPTQYLQFNPPLPVAPVNQMVYYKPTQAASPAVFSMAHPVASTSHRALAQVPIVTRLKGAQGEDISVKYTRGPDGLITNVQMDPPSMGLGQSRGMGKSFTAFELHQILQSSQPYLALPMTSNGCPGAMLKDQLMTRDVPAVFPPEQAVEDEEVDYEEIGVADTFAAYWPSKLKVGRAHPDPVVETATLSSVELPDITYQLGLPSKTTECLSALQLEAVVYACQAHEQILPSGERAGFLLGDGAGVGKGRTIAGIIYDNYLKGRRRALWISVSNDLKFDAERDLSDIGAHEKVRVVPISKFKYSRIDSEENENFRRGVIFCTYTALIGESLTANSKYKTRLRQLVNWLGKKFDGVIVFDECHKAKNLSLMNVGKSTKTGTTVLDLQKLLPKARVVYASATGASEPRNMAYMVRLGLWGPGTAYPEFYEFVNAVEKRGIGAMEIVAMDMKLRGTYIARQLSFKDVSFRIEEVAMPKCFRKSYNLAAELWAEINKKFQRACRLMCIENRVQKIITCQFWCAHQRFFKNLCIASKVDHVVKMTRQATRMGKAVVIGLQSTGESRTLEHLERHQGKLNTFVSTSKMIIQSFVEKHFPAPKRDSFHHLLNTGEFEPEARSRPPRAKKAKMNPDWFDDDMDAEAGESDIEMYETSWTPEDERTKSGRKRRGRPPKADKVEKITMQERILQHLCNNMKAQDNDGDPTYTFDTSKPQKANITERDVERCINARELLLEKIEILGKKLPPNTLDKLISDLGGTNLVAEMTGRRGRVVRTEYDGYKYEPRCENDSSMDLVNYREKQRFMEGRKHVAIISEAASSGISLQSDKRVSNQRRRLHITLELPWSADRAIQQFGRTHRSNQVNSPEYVFVITDLAGERRFASTVAKRLESLGALTQGDRRATDARDLSQFNIDNSIGRSALESVMQQLTREKPMDPSEVPQSYKGDFLYDCSVSMAGVGMLNVREENKVKVFSVEKDSNNISKFLNRILGCRVEIQNALFKFFLDKMYSLIMQMKRTGRFDLGILDLDAHGASVKSIKRVRFIRKHATGTAATELHTVTVERGMSFETALAKYRKEGQHEHDGFYVLQHLRHNKNSSILCLQAQSNSSDATSGKINLQIYRPNTGPQVRLEALSSISSRYVKVDPEKAQVFWLQQYDFCLNKCSHVYWSRICPYPASCEVGLRVRTYHVLSGLMLPIWDRIELIIEKNNQKIQIIRVKTDVNTKIVGTVVPHAVYDTLVADLSSDSTVEMKNH, translated from the exons ATGCCCTTCATTGAAATGAAAAGTGCGAGCCCAAAAAGAATCGAAGACATGGTTAAAGACTGTCAGGAGTTGGAAAACACGCTAATGTGGGTCAAAAAGTCAAGTCAAGATCGAGACGGCGCAGCCTTGAATTATCATCCAGCGGAGCACAATAACTCGGGCTTCAATTCTCATATCAAATCCCAACTATTTTCTGTGAGTAATTACACCGATACAACTATGAATCATCAACCAGTGAAGCATGTTAGCTTTGGCCTTAATTCTAATAGCAAATTAGCGCCCCTTTCTATAAGTAATTACACCGATGCAAATATGAGTGAAATGGTGGATAAGCCTGAAACCAGCTTTTTAAGACAGGGGAAGCTTAATCCATATGAAACCCTTTTTACCGATGCTAAATATGAACCTTCGGTTTCATCCGAAAATAACCTTCCAGAATTGCTGTCTGAAATGTCTGAAATGATCTTTGATGATATAACTTCAAACGAGATCGAAAATAATGAATCCCAACAAAATGATAATGACGATGACGATGAGCAAAACGATGATGCAAGACGAATTAATGCTGAGCTGGACTTAATTTTCGCAAGTGAGGAACCGCAATCTTTCCAAGAAGAATCGCCACCAGAGGAGAAAAATCTTGAGAAGAGTCCTGCGCCAGCTGATACCAAAGAAATGGAAGATGATGTGGATGCACGTCTTCAGGCAGAACTGGACTCCCTACCCATGGTGGAGATTGAGGATGAAGTTGAACCCCCAAAAACTGAGGCTGCTGTTAAGGAACCACAGAATACAGCTTATCCGACACAGTACCTGCAATTCAATCCTCCACTCCCTGTAGCACCCGTTAACCAAATGGTATACTATAAGCCAACGCAAGCTGCAAGTCCAGCCGTCTTTTCGATGGCCCACCCGGTGGCTTCCACATCGCATCGCGCCTTGGCCCAAGTTCCGATAGTCACGCGATTGAAGGGCGCCCAGGGAGAGGATATATCCGTTAAGTATACCAGAGGACCCGATGGTCTAATCACAAATGTGCAAATGGATCCGCCCTCGATGGGTTTGGGTCAGTCGCGAGGAATGGGAAAGAGCTTTACAGCCTTTGAACTCCACCAGATATTGCAGAGTTCCCAGCCCTATTTGGCCCTGCCCATGACGAGTAATGGATGTCCGGGAGCTATGCTCAAGGACCAACTGATGACCAGGGATGTTCCAGCAGTGTTCCCACCCGAACAGGCTGTGGAAGATGAGGAGGTGGACTACGAGGAGATCGGAGTGGCGGATACCTTTGCTGCCTACTGGCCCAGCAAGCTGAAGGTTGGTCGTGCCCATCCTGATCCTGTGGTGGAAACGGCTACCTTGTCCTCAGTGGAACTGCCTGATATTACTTACCAGCTGGGATTGCCCTCGAAGACCACCGAGTGCCTGAGTGCCCTGCAACTGGAGGCAGTGGTCTATGCCTGCCAGGCCCACGAGCAAATCCTGCCCAGCGGCGAGAGGGCGGGCTTCCTCCTGGGCGATGGAGCCGGAGTGGGCAAGGGGCGCACCATTGCGGGCATCATCTATGACAACTACCTAAAGGGCAGGCGACGTGCCCTCTGGATATCCGTGTCCAACGACCTAAAGTTCGATGCGGAAAGGGATCTCTCAGATATAGGAGCCCATGAGAAGGTTCGTGTGGTGCCCATAAGCAAGTTCAAGTACAGTCGTATTGACTCTGAGGAAAACGAGAACTTCCGCAGAGGAGTGATATTCTGTACCTATACAGCACTCATTGGAGAATCCCTGACTGCCAACTCAAAGTACAAGACTCGACTACGCCAATTGGTCAACTGGCTGGGCAAGAAGTTCGATGGAGTGATTGTATTCGATGAGTGCCACAAGGCCAAGAATCTTAGTTTAATGAACGTGGGTAAGTCCACCAAGACAGGAACCACAGTTTTGGATCTGCAGAAGCTGCTGCCAAAAGCCCGAGTAGTCTATGCCTCGGCCACGGGAGCCAGTGAGCCCAGGAACATGGCCTATATGGTGAGATTAGGTCTCTGGGGCCCAGGGACAGCGTACCCTGAATTCTACGAGTTTGTGAATGCGGTGGAGAAGCGGGGCATTGGAGCCATGGAAATAGTGGCCATGGATATGAAGCTAAGGGGCACATACATAGCTCGTCAGCTGAGCTTCAAGGATGTCAGTTTTCGCATCGAGGAGGTGGCCATGCCCAAGTGTTTCCGCAAAAGCTACAACTTGGCGGCGGAACTCTGGGCCGAGATCAACAAGAAGTTCCAGAGGGCCTGCCGTCTGATGTGCATTGAGAACCGGGTTCAGAAGATAATCACCTGCCAATTCTGGTGCGCTCATCAGCGTTTCTTCAAGAACCTGTGCATCGCCTCCAAGGTGGACCATGTGGTCAAGATGACTCGCCAAGCAACGCGAATGGGCAAGGCGGTGGTCATCGGGCTCCAATCAACTGGGGAATCACGCACCCTGGAGCATCTGGAGCGTCATCAAGGCAAGCTCAACACCTTTGTGTCCACCTCCAAGATGATCATCCAATCGTTTGTGGAGAAGCATTTCCCGGCGCCCAAGCGCGACTCTTTTCATCATCTTCTCAACACGGGAGAGTTCGAACCGGAGGCCAGATCCCGACCACCAAGAGCCAAAAAGGCCAAGATGAATCCCGACTGGTTCGACGATGATATGGATGCCGAGGCAGGTGAAAGTGATATCGAGATGTACGAGACCAGCTGGACGCCAGAGGATGAGCGTACCAAATCGGGACGAAAACGTCGAGGACGTCCACCCAAGGCGGATAAGG TGGAGAAGATTACCATGCAGGAGCGCATTCTGCAGCACCTTTGCAATAACATGAAGGCCCAGGATAACGATGGCGACCCCACCTACACTTTCGATACTAGCAAACCCCAGAAGGCCAACATCACCGAAAGAGATGTGGAACGTTGTATCAATGCACGGGAACTGTTACTGGAGAAGATCGAGATTCTAGGCAAGAAGTTACCACCCAACACCTTGGACAAACTAATCTCGGACCTTGGAGGCACCAATCTGGTGGCCGAGATGACAGGTCGTCGTGGAAGAGTAGTGCGAACGGAGTACGATGGCTATAAGTATGAGCCGCGTTGCGAGAACGACTCCTCGATGGATTTGGTGAACTATCGGGAGAAGCAGCGCTTTATGGAGGGCAGAAAGCACGTGGCCATCATCTCGGAGGCGGCCTCCAGTGGAATTTCCCTGCAGAGTGACAAGAGGGTCTCCAACCAGAGGCGTCGTCTGCACATCACTCTGGAACTCCCTTGGAGTGCGGATAGAGCCATCCAGCAATTCGGACGCACTCATCGTTCCAACCAGGTCAATTCACCGGAATACGTGTTCGTGATCACGGATCTGGCTGGTGAGCGGCGTTTCGCCTCCACGGTGGCCAAAAGGCTGGAGAGTCTGGGGGCCCTGACCCAAGGAGATCGTCGTGCCACCGATGCCCGGGATCTATCCCAGTTCAACATCGACAACAGCATCGGTCGCAGTGCTCTGGAGAGTGTGATGCAACAGCTGACCAGGGAAAAGCCAATGGATCCATCTGAAGTACCCCAATCCTACAAGGGGGACTTCCTCTACGATTGCAGTGTGTCCATGGCTGGCGTGGGAATGCTCAATGTTCGTGAGGAGAACAAAGTGAAGGTGTTCAGCGTGGAGAAGGATAGTAATAACATATCCAAGTTCCTTAATCGCATCCTAGGCTGTCGCGTGGAAATCCAAAACGCCCTCTTCAAATTCTTTTTGGACAAGATGTACTCACTGATCATGCAAATGAAGCGCACAGGTCGCTTTGATCTGGGCATCCTCGATTTGGATGCCCATGGGGCCAGTGTGAAATCTATCAAGCGGGTGAGATTTATTAGGAAGCATGCCACCGGAACTGCGGCCACTGAACTGCATACGGTGACTGTGGAACGGGGCATGTCCTTTGAAACAGCCTTGGCCAA ATACCGAAAGGAGGGCCAACACGAGCACGATGGCTTCTATGTTCTACAGCATCTGCGCCACAACAAGAACTCCTCAATTTTGTGCCTGCAGGCGCAGTCCAATTCGTCGGATGCAACATCCGGAAAGATAAATCTACAAATCTATCGACCGAATACGGGTCCCCAAGTCCGTTTGGAGGCGCTCAGCTCGATTTCATCGCGATATGTCAAGGTAGATCCGGAAAAGGCCCAAGTGTTCTGGCTACAGCAGTACGATTTTTGCTTGAACAAGTGCTCCCATGTTTACTGGAGTCGGATCTGCCCGTATCCGGCGAGCTGCGAAGTGGGACTTCGAGTGCGCACCTACCACGTGCTTTCCGGTCTAATGCTTCCCATTTGGGACCGGATCGAGCTGATAATCGAAAAGAACAATCAAAAGATACAGATCATACGAGTGAAGACCGATGTGAACACGAAGATTGTGGGCACGGTGGTGCCGCATGCCGTCTACGATACCCTAGTGGCCGATTTGTCCTCGGACTCCACCGTGGAGATGAAGAACCATTAA